In the genome of Pseudoglutamicibacter cumminsii, one region contains:
- the cmtR gene encoding Cd(II)/Pb(II)-sensing metalloregulatory transcriptional regulator CmtR — protein sequence MLTIASRLDVMNRLGRAMADPTRSRILMTLLDGPSYPAVLARDLDLTRSNVSNHLTCLRDCGIIVAEPEGRKTRYEIADPHLAAALDALVNATLAVDENASCIDPECSVPGCGVKGADA from the coding sequence ATGCTGACTATTGCTTCACGCCTCGACGTCATGAACCGGCTCGGCCGGGCTATGGCCGATCCGACGCGCTCCCGAATCCTGATGACCCTACTCGACGGCCCGAGCTACCCAGCCGTGCTTGCGCGCGACCTGGACCTGACCCGCTCGAACGTCTCGAACCATCTGACCTGCTTGCGCGACTGCGGCATCATCGTCGCCGAGCCAGAGGGCCGCAAGACTCGCTACGAAATCGCCGATCCGCACCTCGCGGCAGCGCTCGACGCGCTGGTGAACGCGACGTTGGCTGTCGACGAAAACGCCTCGTGCATCGACCCTGAGTGCTCGGTGCCCGGCTGCGGCGTGAAAGGAGCGGACGCATGA
- a CDS encoding heavy metal-responsive transcriptional regulator, with protein MRIGELAERAGTTAKTLRFYEEQGLLPPAERTPSGYRDYAPETAARIDFVHRGQAAGLTLAQIRQILDIRDGGAAPCEHVRDLLDARLAEIEQQSAQLTALRDTIAELRHDAAQPDPDSCSADQVCRYL; from the coding sequence ATGCGCATCGGGGAACTCGCCGAGCGGGCGGGAACGACGGCGAAGACGCTGCGGTTCTACGAGGAGCAGGGCCTGCTGCCCCCGGCCGAGCGCACGCCGTCCGGATACCGCGACTACGCGCCCGAGACGGCCGCCCGGATCGACTTCGTCCACCGCGGCCAGGCCGCGGGCCTCACCCTCGCCCAGATCCGCCAGATCCTCGACATCCGCGACGGCGGCGCTGCTCCCTGCGAGCACGTGCGCGACCTCCTCGACGCGCGCCTCGCTGAGATCGAGCAGCAGAGCGCCCAGCTCACAGCGCTCCGAGACACCATCGCCGAGCTCAGGCACGACGCCGCGCAGCCCGACCCCGACTCGTGCAGCGCGGACCAGGTCTGCCGATACCTGTAA
- a CDS encoding flavin-dependent oxidoreductase produces MKTRSTSAEQAAKDGLNLMSSTLVSETTAETLGEIQADQISRYRAAWKEAGHDWTPRVSVSRSIFLIVDGTDMQLFGVQASCPDQAGTLPDVGASTFGRTYATEPDKLTEQLKADAAVMPADTLFNTIPTGIGVDVNVKILDNSATHLAPALGWQPYHKSPVTVFPID; encoded by the coding sequence ATGAAAACCCGCTCCACCTCGGCGGAACAGGCCGCCAAGGACGGGCTCAACCTGATGTCCTCCACCCTGGTTTCCGAGACCACCGCCGAGACCCTGGGCGAAATCCAGGCGGATCAGATCAGCCGCTACCGCGCCGCGTGGAAGGAGGCGGGCCACGATTGGACGCCGCGCGTGTCGGTGTCCCGCTCTATCTTCCTCATTGTCGACGGCACGGACATGCAGTTGTTCGGCGTGCAGGCCTCCTGCCCCGACCAGGCGGGCACGCTACCTGACGTCGGCGCCTCCACCTTCGGCCGCACCTACGCCACTGAGCCCGACAAGCTCACTGAGCAGCTCAAAGCCGACGCCGCCGTCATGCCCGCTGACACCCTGTTCAACACCATCCCCACCGGGATAGGCGTGGACGTCAACGTGAAGATCTTGGACAACTCCGCCACCCACCTCGCCCCCGCGTTGGGTTGGCAGCCGTACCACAAAAGCCCAGTTACCGTCTTTCCCATCGACTAA